DNA from Sulfurimonas gotlandica GD1:
GCATAATGCGTATGAGCTGGACAAGTAATAGTTAATGCAGGATTTTGCACAGTGGAGTTTGGATGTTATTCGAGAAGATGGAGCATCCCTTAGTTGGTTAGAAGAGCAAAGATTTGACTGGACTAACCCTCTATCCTTAGCTCTAGAGCAGATTTTAAACGGTAAAACTATTATTCTTATAACTGATGAAAAAAGAAAATGGTTGGAGACGTATATCTTATCTTCAATCAATGCTATGAATCTTGATAGACCGCTATTACCAATTGTAAGCATGGATAGCCTTTACCAACACTATAAACACGTTAGTGGTGGAGAGATGATAGACGTAGTTGAAGATATGATTTCACTCTCTTACAAAGATGATTACTTCTTTTGGTATATAGGAAAGGGTGATGACAAAAGAGCTGACATTGCTAAAAGGAAAGATAACAGCTATTTTTGGATTTTTGATGAAGAGTTTCACAATGGTTTTACATTGAAATCTTACGACCCAATTATAGATATCAAACTTTTACAACTTTATAAACTTTTTGACGCGTCGCTTAATGCTACAATATTTGGAGAAGTGGATGTTGGATCCTGATACTATAAAAGGGCATATTTTAATCTCCAGTGATATTGAAGCTGAGGTTGAAAAGCTAAAACTGTTGCTAAAATCAAACAGAGTTGTTGCTTTTGTGCAAGAGAAGTTTCTTATTGAACATGCAAAAGCTGTTGTAGCAGAAGCTTACATAAGTGAATCTAAAACTAAGTATATTATTTTAGGCGCTTTAGAGTTTAATGCAGTCTCTCAAAACTCTCTTTTAAAAGTTTTAGAAGAGCCGCCAAGAAATATAGAATTTATAATAATCTCCCCAACAAAATCAAATCTTCTTCCAACAGTTCGCTCTAGACTTCCAATAATAAAAGGTCAATTGTCACAAATTGAGAAAGAGTGTGAACTTAACCTTGCCAGATTGGATTATGATGCTGTATTTTCATTTTTAAAAACAAATTCTAGAATTACAAGAAATGAAGCGAAGGCAACAGTTGAAGCTCTTTACAATAGAGCAACAGTCGTGGATATGTTAATCCTTTCTCAAAAGCAACTGGATAACTTTGATATGGCATATAGACTTTTAGAGTTGAACTCAAGACCGCAGAGTGTTTTAGCACTTATTCTTATGGGATTTATAGATGCAAATTGAGAAACTATCAAATAACATAGAGACGAAAAAATATTTAACAGAGTTAGGTGTAGATGGTGCTGGAGTTAACATATTAGCTTCAAAAATGACTAATCACATTATCTATATTAGAGACTTACATGTTGGTGCTGCAAATATATTAAAGCAAGATGCTCTCTCTATCGGTGCTGATTTAGCTGTTCCAAAAGGAACAATAGTAGCCGAGACACCTCTTGTTGATTGTATTTTGATAGCTACAACTGCACAGTTAAAGACTCTGAGTAAAAAAGAGTTGGCACAGCCATTTGGATTAAAAATCCTAGCAAAAAAACTAGATGAATTTATTAAAATAAAAAAAGCAAAAAAAATAGAGATTATGGGTGTTATAAATGCAAATGATGATAGTTTTTTCTCTTCAAGCAGATTTGTAGATAGTGATGCTATTTTCTCAATAGAGAAGATGATAGAAGATGGTGCAGATATTATAGATATAGGCGGAGTATCTTCAGCACCAAATTCAAAACTAGTAGATGCAAAAGAAGAGTTGCGTAGAGTTAAACCAATACTTCAGGCAATAAAAGAACAAAAGTTATATGAAAGAGTTAACTTTAGCATCGATAGTTACGAGCCATTAGTTGTAGAACAAGCGCTGGATAGTGGTTTTAAAATAGTTAACGATATAACTGGACTAGCAAATGATGAGATTTGTAAGTTAGTTGCAAACTATAATGCAAGAGCTATAATCATGCATATGCAAGGAACGCCACAAACAATGCAGATAGCACCTAAATATGAAAATATTATTAGTGATATGTATACTTTTTTTGAGCAGAGAATAGAAAAAGCTGAGAGTTTTGGTGTTA
Protein-coding regions in this window:
- a CDS encoding HobA family DNA replication regulator, whose translation is MQDFAQWSLDVIREDGASLSWLEEQRFDWTNPLSLALEQILNGKTIILITDEKRKWLETYILSSINAMNLDRPLLPIVSMDSLYQHYKHVSGGEMIDVVEDMISLSYKDDYFFWYIGKGDDKRADIAKRKDNSYFWIFDEEFHNGFTLKSYDPIIDIKLLQLYKLFDASLNATIFGEVDVGS
- a CDS encoding DNA polymerase III subunit delta', coding for MLDPDTIKGHILISSDIEAEVEKLKLLLKSNRVVAFVQEKFLIEHAKAVVAEAYISESKTKYIILGALEFNAVSQNSLLKVLEEPPRNIEFIIISPTKSNLLPTVRSRLPIIKGQLSQIEKECELNLARLDYDAVFSFLKTNSRITRNEAKATVEALYNRATVVDMLILSQKQLDNFDMAYRLLELNSRPQSVLALILMGFIDAN
- the folP gene encoding dihydropteroate synthase, with translation MQIEKLSNNIETKKYLTELGVDGAGVNILASKMTNHIIYIRDLHVGAANILKQDALSIGADLAVPKGTIVAETPLVDCILIATTAQLKTLSKKELAQPFGLKILAKKLDEFIKIKKAKKIEIMGVINANDDSFFSSSRFVDSDAIFSIEKMIEDGADIIDIGGVSSAPNSKLVDAKEELRRVKPILQAIKEQKLYERVNFSIDSYEPLVVEQALDSGFKIVNDITGLANDEICKLVANYNARAIIMHMQGTPQTMQIAPKYENIISDMYTFFEQRIEKAESFGVKDISLDVGIGFGKTLEQNLQLIKHLEHFLTLNKPILVGASRKSMIDQISKSLPKDRLAGTLALHLEAIRNGASIIRVHDVAEHIQAIKIKQALDAI